The Brettanomyces bruxellensis chromosome 8, complete sequence genome segment tgtttgctGTTTTGTTGTTCTTGTTTATCACTATTGAACTATTacaataaaagaaaagtatcttctttttcgtCATATATTATGTACGTATGTTCAAAGCTATTATTTTCTCCACACAGAGAAACTAATGTTCAAGTCCAAATTGTTCGCTATTGGTCTTATTATTGTTTACTTCCGATATTACATGATCGTACAGCATCCGCCACTTTCTTTCTCGGATTGTTTTGCATTAGCAGGTCCGTCCCCTGAAGAATTGGCGGCTTTGCTTCCAGTAGCTTTGTTTAATGCTCCCTTTGTTTGATCTGCAATTTCCTCTCCTGTTTCTTGGTATGttccattcttcttttgcttttttaattcCTTCCTTCTCTCTGAGGCCTCGTGCAACTCTGCATCCCTCTCTTCCTTCGCACTTGGATATAATGTTCCGGCAACACCTGATCCAAGAACTGAGTTGTGCATAATGACCTTCACCAAGCCATGAAAAGCCTCGGTAACATTCTCACCCGTCTTTGCCGATGTTTCAATATATGCAGcattgaattttttggCAAGCGACACACCTTCCTCTTTAGATATTTGTCTTTCCTCTTCGAGATCGTTTTTGTTGCCGACGAGCATCAAAGGAACAAAGCTAACCTGTTCACCTTTGACTCGCATAATTTGGTTGTAAAAAGTGCTGATCTCCTCAAAAGAATGTCTATCCACCAAACTGAAAACCAGTAGGAATCCTTCACCAGTTTTCATGTAGAGATCTCTCATAGAAGAATACTCCTCCTGACCAGCGGTATCCAAAATATCAAGAGAGGTCTGAATGCCATTGACTTCACAGTAATGACGGTAGGAGTCTTCAATAGTGGGATCATATTCCGTCGCAAATTCTGATTGGGTCAACCGGATTGTAAGGGCAGATTTACCCACAACTGGAGGACCCACGACCACAAGTCTAAACTCTCTTGACTTCAGTAAAGTAAAGCATCGTTAGTACTAATATTCATAAAAGTTATGAAGGATTGGATATCCGATCGGTAAGAAACTTCTCTATTTTATGTTTTACCCACCGCTTTGATCATTCGTGTACTTACCGCACTCATTATAGTTCTGATATGAACGTTTTTGGAGTCAATAATgttaaaatgaaatgagAGATGGTATATATTAAGCagaagagtgaaaaaattaatagaGAATGTTAATATAGATAACGAGCAACGTTTATTACTACGGCTCGAATTTTAGCCTCGACTCccatataatttttttggtgagGAATGAACTAGCGAACTAGGGTTATTTATTGATTGATTGAGTATCCCTATTTCATTTACCGATGATCCGTTTGCCGACATATTTATACCTACAGTAATATTTTAACATTAGTCCTCTATTGTACATgaccaaaaaataaagtttaTTGTgtcaaataaattgaaatgAATGTATTATTTACTTCAGAAATGGCTTGAATCCTTGTTAGTCCTTATAATTGCATTCCCATCTATTCTGTGGCCTACAATTATGATGTATACAATTttcagaaaaataaaaattccTCTCCGAAGTTGAAACATTTGCAGATCgaatatttcacatttattattatgtCTTTGCTTGATACTTGAAATGTAGAATTTATATCTACACTGTGTTCACCGATTAAACATTGAGCAGGTTAGTAGTTATCATTACTATCAACCAGCAACACCATCCATGAAATCTCTTCTGATTTTGAcgggaaaaggaaattgaaaaaaatatatatataaaataaaaaaaaattaaaaaaatagagaaaaatttttttcacttcacATCTATTATATTAGTGCATGTAGATGTGCGCACTCTGCAAACTTAAATCCTTGGATGCTAAACGAACTTGATATTCGGTAAACTGTCTTCTTGTTTGTTTGATATTGGAAGTAATATACTTTATATAATTATGGCAAGAACTGCAGTCAAGAGAAAGTCTAAGGGTGAGTCCCAGAGTACCTCCAAAAAGCCAAAGGTTTCCACTACCAACAATTCAGCAGAGGATTCAGATACTGATAaagttgttgaaaagaTTGATCAGGAGTATTCTGATGTGGAAAAACTTCtagagaaagagaataatATAAAAGCAAGCAAAGATACCAAAGATAGTAAGGTTGGCAATGCTGCTGCAGAGGTTAAAAATGAATCTAGTGTCACAAAGCCAGAAAAGCATGATAACGATGCTGTCACAACTGAGAAATTTTCAGATCTAAAGATGTCAGAGCCAACACTGCAAGGTATCAAGGATATGGGTTTTACCACAATGACAGAGGTTCAGTCTAAGACTATTCCGGTGTTACTTACAGGTAAAGATGTTTTAGGTGCCGCCAAGACTGGATCTGGAAAAACTTTGGCCTTCCTAATACCTGCTATTGAATTGTTGTATTCCTTGAAGTTTAAGCCAAGAAATGGAACAGGAGCTATTGTTATTACTCCAACAAGGGAGTTGGctcttcaaatatttggtGTCGCTCGTGAATTAATGGCACATCATTCGCAGACATTGGGAATTGTCATAGGTGGTGCCAACAGAAGACAGGAGGCTGAAAAATTAGCAAAGGGTGTCAACCTTTTGATTGCAACCCCTGGTAGATTGTTGGATCATTTGCAAAATACTAGAGGTTTCGTGTTCAAGAATTTGAGAACTCTTATTTTTGACGAGGCCGATCGTATCTTGGAAATTGGTTTCGAGGATGAAATCCGACAAATTGTCAAGATTCTCCCAAACGAAGATCGTCAGACTATGCTTTTCTCTGCAACACAGACGACTAAAGTTGAGGACTTGGCTCGTGctgctttgaaaaaagcTCCTGTGTACATTAATGTgagtgaaagaaaagaagccGCTACTGTTTCTGGTCTTGAGCAAGGTTATGTTGTTTGTGAGTCTGACCAGCGTTTTCTGTTATTGTTCTCGTTCctcaaaagaaatatgcgcaaaaagaagattatAGTCTTTTTTTCGTCATGTAACTGTGTGAAATACTTTGCAGAGCTTTTGAATTATATTGATATTCCCGCTTTATCGTTGCATGGCAAgcaaaagcagcaaaagCGTACAAACACATTCTTTGAGTTTTGCAATGCAAAGCGTGGCATTTTGCTTTCAACAGATGTGGCTGCAAGAGGTTTAGATATTCCAGACGTTGATTGGATTATTCAGTATGATCCTCCAGATGATCCAAGAGACTATATTCATAGAGTTGGTAGGACTGCTAGAGGTACAAAGGGTAAAGGTAAATCTTTAATGTTTCTTATACCTCAAGAGTTAGGTTTCCTTCGATATTTGAAAGCCGCAAAAGTTCCATTGAATGAATATGAGTTTCCACCAAGTAAGATAGCCAATATACAGTCACAGTTAGAGAAGCTTATCAAGAATAATTATTGGCTTCATCAAGCTGCTAAGGACGGTTATAGAGCATATTTACAAGCATATGCATCTCATCATTTGAAAACTGTGTACAAGGTCGATAAATTGGATCTTGTGAAAGTGGGACGCTCGTTTGGATTTTCTGTGCCACCTAAAGTTAACATCACAATTGGGTCAAGCACATCAAAGCCAAAGTCACAcaagagaaagagataCAATTAAGTAATAAAGTTAAATGTATAATACGATAcagaacaaataaatatgtatgGGATTAACAGCTAGTTGTCGTAGAACATAACATAAGCTGGCTTAGTTGTAATAGTCAGCtggcatttttctttgatgagGAACCAGTGTCGATGGTGTAAATGTTACGTTCTATTTCTGTGTCAGTACGAATGTGATTGTCCCCATCAGAATTTGCATCCTGATCATCTCCACTTCCATACAACGTTGTTTGGCGTGCAGTTTTGTGTACTGCATCCCATTTCTTGGCATCCTTCACCGGAACCTTAATTATCTTATGGCCCAGTTCTCCATTGATTAACTTGAACGGAATAATACGGTGCTTGTATTTGAATACTCTTGGAAGAATATAAGCCCAAACAATATAATATCCAATACAAAGAGCGAATATTCCAATGGTAGTAAGTGGATACACTGCATAGAAAAACGACACATCGCTTCCAATAAGGGTACCTTCCGGGGGAACGAATGCCATAACTATGACAAATATTGCAAAGAGTACGACGATCACTAAGAGAGCTGTGGGGCAGTGAAATTCAAGGTAGCCCAagccttttctttttctctgtCGTCTTAGTTTGAACAAACCAACCGCCAACAGAACATCAAAGATATAGTTGGAATATGATCCCATATCCACAACAAGATTGTAAGCGTCTCCAGGTGGAGGGGCCAATAAAACGATTAAgttaacaagaaaagtgaCGAATATTGGAAACAAAGGAGTTTTGAATGGCTTGATGCTGGTCCATAGCCTTGGATATGGAAGCACTCCTTGACGGCCACATTCCCGAAGAGCCCTAGAGTGAGATATATACACAGTTAAAAGATGTCCAAATGCTGATATTGCAACAAATGATGAGACAGCCTTAACGGCAGCCTCGGTACCGAATATCTTCTCGAAGTAAGTTGCGGCCAATAAATTTCCActgctttttatttgttcaaTGTTAGCCACTCCTGCATAATATGCGGTGACACATAAGATGTATAAGATGAATATAAAGAACAACGTTAAAGGAACTAGCCAACTGTACGTCTTGATTGTGTTTTTTGGATGGCTTTCTGCCACAACTCCAAATGCATATGGTGTTCCGCCAAAAGAGAAGATCACCTTGAGAATGGCATTACTAATGGAATTTCCATCCGTTGTTGTTCCCTTCCATGCATCTTTAAAAACTGCTTGAGCTTCAGCTTTCGGTGTTTTTGTGGATCCGGCCAACGTCGCAAAGCCAGAAAATGCTATGAATAGCACAAAGCCTACTTTAATGAATCCAATAACGTTATTTATTCTAATTGCAACCCTGGTGTTGGCAGCGGTAATTACTGCAGCAAGGAATAGTGACAAAACACCAAGTCCACGTAATTCCCAGGCTGTGGCATCATGTCCACTtgctgaaaaaatataggtTGAAAATGCCATAGCGGATGATGTTGCGAACGAAAGACAAATACTCATTGCCGCATAGAGAACTGgtatcaaatattttggtTTAGGATAAGCCTGTTCTAGATAAACAACCTCCGCACCAGATCTATGACGAAAATATGAAGCATATTCAACGTACATAAACACCTGAAAAAGAATCACAAGAAATCCCACCACCCATAAAACATAGGTAGCTCCGATGGACCCCATAGATTTTAAAACCGTTCCCGGTGTAGCAAAGATTCCTGTGCCTAGAACACCTTGAATTATAAGGTAGAATGTTGAGAGTGCAGTGACATTATGTCCTAGAGGcgatttcttttcaattggGGCACCCTCCGAATTTTGGTAGctttcaatatcaaagGATTCAGATTCGGTAGAAgatcctcttctttctgttgCATCCCCCTCTTGGTGATTTCTTGAAGTTTCAAAATCTGGCATTGTTTGTGtctgatttctttttttgctttaacATTTAGTAGTTATCGTTTTATTTAGAGGATTTTAAATATCCGAATATCTATGGTTATTTATACATCAACTTAACCCGTAACTGTGTAGTACATCTTGTTATTAGGTGATaatttttctgtttctaGTAAATGTGGCTTAATTTGGAAAATGACTACTAATAAACTATGGCAGCAGTTAGGATGTTAAGTGAaagatttttctttcactaATTGAAATACAAACTCCTGTAATTTTTCCGTATGTACTTTGTATGTACTTTCATGAATACATCTATAAAAATTTATAACAATACGTTCATGAGCATTAAATTGTGACACCTTTCTAAGTGGCTCGaacaataattttttatctttaacAGCACATATATCTGTGTAACTCCGACCACAAATACTTTCCGTTCAGCCACATTTGCAATGAAAAGTGCAATTTTCTGGTAGTGCATGTTGTACTAATCCTAAATGCAACGGATTTTTGTAGGGTGTGgcattgatttttttcccctttctGGAATACTTATTGTCCTAAAAGGCATTGTCCTAAGTTTACATTTTTCTGCAATGTGGCCTACTTCTCCTTAAGATTGTGTTTGAACTGATACCTAATGCGCGGTTGCGTTTGTTATTAGTAAAATTTAAAAGTGTTCGTTGGAATCGATGTTGAAATCGGAGTGGCATTATAGAAACATGTATAATAAAAAGCCAACGGATTAatgtgatgaaaaaaaagggcgtcaagaagagaaagctaaaataaaaataaaaagcaaaaaaagatagagaTGGAACATTCCTAATCTCCATTAAATACCTCTtctcaacaaaaaatggcTGTGCGTGGTTAAACAGTGGTCTTTCTATTTAGTAGGGAGAGAAATTCATCTCTAGTTTTCTGTTGTGAGCGGAAGCATCCTAACATACTACTGGTACATGTTAAAGCACCTGTCTTCTGAATTCCTCTGCTAACCATGCACATATGTGTTGCTTCTATGACAACCGCCACCCCTCTAGGATGAAGTATTTGACTCAAAGCTAAGGCAATCTGCTTTGTTAACCTTTCTTGCACTTGAAAACGTCTGGCATACATTTCCGCCAATCTAGCAAGCTTACTTAGCCCAAGCACACGCTTGTTTGGAATGTAACCAATATGAACCTTTCCATAGAAAGGAACAAGGTGATGCTCACACAGAGAGTATATCTGAATATCTTTGACAATAACCATCTCATCGTGATCCTCCTCGAATACAGCTTGGTTAATAACATCTTTGATATTATCCTCATAACCTTTTGTAAAAAAGAGCATTGCCTTTGCGTATCTCTCAGGTGTCCTTATCATACCTTCTCTATTAACATCCTCACCCAACTCGGTAATAATGGTTTTTATGGCACCTtcgatttttttcaatctttGTTCGGCTTCCTCTGGTGTACTATCAATACGCTTCCTAGCACCAATTGAAGGCCATGAAAGGCCATCAGCATCTATTGTTGGGTTTAAGGTGTAAGGTGAAGCCGGTCTCGTGTTCAAAGGTGTACTTATAGGGCgatttttttgatctctAAGTGGCTTTGGTTGATAGAGCAAATCATGAACGGATGAATGCTGCTCATAAGCAATGTTGTCTGTGTTTTCATCGTTGTAAAAGTTGGAGCAAGATGAATATCTCGATTCAGAACCGTTTCCATTTCCATATGGACTTGGTCTTATAGATCTAGAAAGTGGTGAAGTTGAATGTCTCTGTTGAGTTCCTGAGGTCACATTTGTTGCAGATGCAAAAGAGGATGTGTTATCTTCATGAGAGCTatcatttgaaatattgaGCTCGTTTAGATGCTTATCAAGCTCCTTATCGATATGATCTCTATGTGATTTTTCCATAATGACTATATTGGCTCTATttagtatttttttgtttccaacaaaataaattatagCAAGAAAATTGATCAATATGCCTAAGCTTTCTATAAACAGGGAATTTTCGTTTCTGCTGCGTAATTAACAGGTATAACTGAAGACTTGAACAAACTTTGTGGTACTTGATGGGGAAAGACAGCTTTTTTACTCAGAAATTgattctcatttttttggatttttcaGCTCTTACTTACTTCTTCACTTcaataagagaaaaataaaatgcgACAATCCATCTCCAgctctgcttttttttatgacTCCCATAATTACATTGTTCCCACTCACATTGACTTCTTCTATAATCGGCTTTTCAACAATAAGTTGAATATTCCTGTTTGGATATCACCACAACGAAACGTTGTCGATAAAGtgtttatttgatttaattATTGCCTTTCATACTATTGAGTACACTGAGACATGATGTATTTATCTATTAGTATAGTATGAAAGCGAAAAGCAACGGTCATACTAGAATaaccgttttttttttttctctctctttatCTTGGCCGGTGTTCCTCgctttccttcttttcttcccttaACTTTTTCCTCGGGCCGGGAGTCATTTTCCTCATCGCACAAATATTTATCTCCGTAGAGGCTTCATCGGAAGTTAGAAAGGAAGATTCAAACCGAATTATGATTCTTATTCAAGTGTCAATAAATAattgcatttttatttaagcTGAGAAGtatattctttattttgGTATGGGTTCAGcaaacaaaatttgaattgaATATAGGTGACACTTTTGTGGCAATGAAGGTTGAACAAGCAGTTGGTGAGATAACTAATCATTATGCAGTACTCCCTGTTCTAGGCTTAATACTGTATATCATAGTCGTATCAATAGGAATATTGGGCTTTTTGGAGATATGCCTCAGATTCAACGGCAAAACCAGAAATAAAATCGATGGAAAAATCAAGGATACGGATTTAATCGGCGTGACTATCCTCAGACCTTTAAAAGGAGTTGATCCCGAAATGGAGGTGTGTCTCAGATCGTCTTTCGAGCAGGATTATCCCAAAAATCGTCTTGAAATTATCTTTTGTGTTCAGGACAGTGATGATCCAGCCATACCCATAGTGGATGATCTTATAAGCAAGTTTCCTGATGTTGATGCGAAACTTATGATTGATAAGCCCAGCGAATATGGATCCACAAGTTC includes the following:
- the HAS1 gene encoding ATP-dependent RNA helicase (BUSCO:EOG09261F73), whose translation is MARTAVKRKSKGESQSTSKKPKVSTTNNSAEDSDTDKVVEKIDQEYSDVEKLLEKENNIKASKDTKDSKVGNAAAEVKNESSVTKPEKHDNDAVTTEKFSDLKMSEPTLQGIKDMGFTTMTEVQSKTIPVLLTGKDVLGAAKTGSGKTLAFLIPAIELLYSLKFKPRNGTGAIVITPTRELALQIFGVARELMAHHSQTLGIVIGGANRRQEAEKLAKGVNLLIATPGRLLDHLQNTRGFVFKNLRTLIFDEADRILEIGFEDEIRQIVKILPNEDRQTMLFSATQTTKVEDLARAALKKAPVYINVSERKEAATVSGLEQGYVVCESDQRFLLLFSFLKRNMRKKKIIVFFSSCNCVKYFAELLNYIDIPALSLHGKQKQQKRTNTFFEFCNAKRGILLSTDVAARGLDIPDVDWIIQYDPPDDPRDYIHRVGRTARGTKGKGKSLMFLIPQELGFLRYLKAAKVPLNEYEFPPSKIANIQSQLEKLIKNNYWLHQAAKDGYRAYLQAYASHHLKTVYKVDKLDLVKVGRSFGFSVPPKVNITIGSSTSKPKSHKRKRYN
- the FOL2 gene encoding GTP cyclohydrolase I, whose protein sequence is MEKSHRDHIDKELDKHLNELNISNDSSHEDNTSSFASATNVTSGTQQRHSTSPLSRSIRPSPYGNGNGSESRYSSCSNFYNDENTDNIAYEQHSSVHDLLYQPKPLRDQKNRPISTPLNTRPASPYTLNPTIDADGLSWPSIGARKRIDSTPEEAEQRLKKIEGAIKTIITELGEDVNREGMIRTPERYAKAMLFFTKGYEDNIKDVINQAVFEEDHDEMVIVKDIQIYSLCEHHLVPFYGKVHIGYIPNKRVLGLSKLARLAEMYARRFQVQERLTKQIALALSQILHPRGVAVVIEATHMCMVSRGIQKTGALTCTSSMLGCFRSQQKTRDEFLSLLNRKTTV